The Sorangiineae bacterium MSr11954 DNA segment GGAGCGCGCCCAGCGCGCCATGATGGCGGTGGAAGCGGCCGACGCCACGAAAAAGGCGGCTCGGCTCGAAGCCGAGCGCGCGGGCGCGGCCGAAGGGGCGGCCAAGCGGGGGCTGGTGGAGGCCGAAAAGGCGCTGGACGGCGCGCGCGCGCTCCTCGCGTACGGGCAATGGCATGCGGCCGACGCGGCGATGAAGCAAGCCATGGAGGTGAAGTCCGAGGCGGAGGCCCTGGGGGCCAGCGCCATCAAGAAGGAGAACGATGCGGCGGAGCGCGACGCGCACGCATCGACCAGCGAGACCACGGCCACGTCGCGCCAGGAACGACTGCCCGATGCGGCGCTCACGCGCAGGCTCGAGGAGCTCGAGCAGCAACGGGCGGTCGCGCAAGCGGCGCTCGGCGGAGGCTTCTCGCTGGCGCTGAAGGGCTCGGGCGCGGTGCCGGTGCACATCACGATCGATGGCACCGAAGCGATGGCGGGCACCGCGCTCCAGGGGCGGCTCAAGCTCGACGGTGAGCGCACGGCGTTTCTGCGTGTGGGGGAGCTGCTCGAGGTGGAGATCCACGCGGGCGCGGCGGACAAGCTCCACGCCCTCGAGGTCCTGGACGAGCAGTGGGCGAACGAGGCGGAGCCGGTCTTCGAGCGCGCGGGGCTGAAGACGACGGCCGCGATCCGCGACGAGAGCGCGGGCGTCCGGGAGCTCCTGACCGCGGCCTCCAACCTTCGCAGCGAGGCGAGGCAGCTCCGGACGGAGGCGGAGGCGGCGCGGCAGGCGGCCCGCATGAAGGAGCAGCAGTCGCGCGAGCTCGTTGCACATGGGCGTGAGGCCGAGCCGTTGAAAGCCAAGCTACGCGCCCTCGATCCGGAGGCGCTCGCGCGGTCGTTTGCGGCGCTGGGGAACACGTGGAGAGAAAAGGCGGCGCGCGACGTCGCCGCGAACGAACGAGCCTTGGCGCTCGCCCGCGAGGCATGGGAACAGGCGGAGCGCGCGCGTGATCGCGCCGTTTTTCGGGTCGACGAGGCGGACAAGAGCGCGGCTTCGGCGCAAACGGAGTTGGAGTCCACGTGCGCGGAGGCCGGCGTTGGCGAGCCTGGCGACAATGCCGATACCGCCGACGCCATCGAGCAAGCGCTGGCGCGGGTGCGCGAGCAGCTCTCCGAGCACAGCGCGCAGCGCGCGGCGATCACGGACAAGCGGCGCGATCTCGAGGGCGAGGAGCCGCCGGCGCTGGTGAGCGCCAGGACGTCGATGGTGGAAGCGCAAACCAAGCACGCCCAATCGCTCGCGCAGCGCACCCACGCCGACGAGGCGCGGAAGCGCGCGGACGCGGAGCTCGCCATGGCGCGGGGAGGCGTCGAGACCCTGCGCAAGGAGCTGGAGAGCGCGGACCGGGCCGGCGCCGAAGCGCGCTTCCTTCACGAGCGGGCAGCGCTCGACGCGTACGCAGACGATCCTCGGGTGTCGGCCGACGACGTGGCCGCCGCCGAGCGTCACGAGGCGGACGCCAAGGCCGAGTACGATCAGCTGCGCGCGGAGCTTCACCAAGCCGAGGGCGCGCTCACCAAAGTGGGTGGCCCCGGGGATCGGGACGAGCTCGTTCGCGAGGAAGAAGCCCACGCCCTGGCCAAAGAGCGGCTGGACGAGCTGGAGATCGACGCCAAGGCGTGGATGCTCTTGCGCCAAGCGCTCGACGAGGCGGAGAAGGAGCAGGGCACGCACCTGGGGCGGTCCTTGGCCGTCCCCGTGTCGGAGCGGCTGGCCGAGCTCACGGCGGGGCGCTACCGCGCGCTTCACCTCGACCCGCACCTTCGGGCCGAAAAGGTGGACGTGCCCCTGGTCGCCACCGACGACAATGTGCTCGACGCTTTGTCCGTGGGCACGCGCGGTCAAATCGCGACCTTGCTTCGGCTCACGGTGGCCGAATACCTCAAGAGCGCGGTGGTCCTCGATGACCACCTGGTGCACACCGATGCCGATCGTCTGGGGTGGTTTCGCGACATGCTGCGAAAGACCGCCGTGGCCACGCAGGTGATCGTGCTGACGTGCCGGCCGCACGATTACATCGCTGCATCCGAGCTGCCCGAAGGCGACGAGCGCCGCGATCTGGCGGGGGGCGCGATCCGAATCGTCGACATGGCGCGCGCCCTCCGGCGCTGGACCACACCGCGAATGGACGCTCCGTCGACGTCGGCCTCGCCCCCGATTTCGACGTCGGCCTCGCCGCCAACCTCGGAGCGCCAAGAAGCGCCGCCGCGCATCGAGCACGAGTTGACCAACGGGTAGCGCTCCGGGACCGCACCGCCGGACGTCGTCGGCCACGTCCGAGCTCGCCGGAACCGGTGTTTGCGGGGGCGCTTGCCTTGACAAGGTGCGGTCATGTTACTAAGAGTAACTTGCCGTCGCCCGCGGCGGCCCATGGGCGCGGCGCGCGGGGAGTCATTTGTTATCGACGGCAACGAGGTGCTACGGCCATGATGAATCGAAGGACGAAACGAATCGGTCCCATCGCCATCTTTGCGCTCGCCGCCGCGACGATGGCGGCCGGATGCCACGCGAGCACGCCGGAATCGAACGTGGATACCGCGCCGTACCGCGCGCTCGCGCACGACCCACGCGCGATGAGCGACAAATTGTTCGTGCTCGGAGAATACCGTATTGGCATGCGCGAGCGCGCCCTGGCAGATATCGTATTTCAGCGCACCCCCGATCCCGAGCTGAAGGAGATGGCCAAGGTGGTTCGCGACGGCCACCAAGCCGGGGTCGAACGTCTGCGCACGATCGCCGCCGAGCTGGAGGTGACCTTGCCCACCCGCATCGCCCCCGACGAACAGGCCAGCATCGAGGCCATCGGCAGCCTTCCGCCCGAGCAGCTCGTGCGCGTATTCCTCATTCGCCAGCGCGCGATGCACGCCTGGGACATCGCCAT contains these protein-coding regions:
- a CDS encoding AAA family ATPase, which gives rise to MWFKQVEVKNFQAIESAKVELGRGLNILFGPNDLGKSTLASAMRAALLVQPSSTEADGYLPWLADAVPEVSLTFVDDEGHIWRVRKRFGAGSAQKTADLEHSKDGLAFAHDCSGRAVDEQLRKLLGWGIPSPGGKGAPKGLPTSFLAHVLLAKQTEVESLFDRSTEEDGVASGRERLRKALAALAEDPWFKKVLTETQKKVDEYFTPKGHLKRERKSPFVIADTAIKTSAAKIDVLRKRVAESRASEESIRRLQEECSAARDAHHRLAAELATVRRQHARTGERALAEEALARAKTVLDGFERKAKDIVEREERVKALEAEVTVAETEVADASAEVARCEAELRRAKEVFDTAKSGDGERQRELARAKLDAERAEVILRIGKCEKRREGLERAQRAMMAVEAADATKKAARLEAERAGAAEGAAKRGLVEAEKALDGARALLAYGQWHAADAAMKQAMEVKSEAEALGASAIKKENDAAERDAHASTSETTATSRQERLPDAALTRRLEELEQQRAVAQAALGGGFSLALKGSGAVPVHITIDGTEAMAGTALQGRLKLDGERTAFLRVGELLEVEIHAGAADKLHALEVLDEQWANEAEPVFERAGLKTTAAIRDESAGVRELLTAASNLRSEARQLRTEAEAARQAARMKEQQSRELVAHGREAEPLKAKLRALDPEALARSFAALGNTWREKAARDVAANERALALAREAWEQAERARDRAVFRVDEADKSAASAQTELESTCAEAGVGEPGDNADTADAIEQALARVREQLSEHSAQRAAITDKRRDLEGEEPPALVSARTSMVEAQTKHAQSLAQRTHADEARKRADAELAMARGGVETLRKELESADRAGAEARFLHERAALDAYADDPRVSADDVAAAERHEADAKAEYDQLRAELHQAEGALTKVGGPGDRDELVREEEAHALAKERLDELEIDAKAWMLLRQALDEAEKEQGTHLGRSLAVPVSERLAELTAGRYRALHLDPHLRAEKVDVPLVATDDNVLDALSVGTRGQIATLLRLTVAEYLKSAVVLDDHLVHTDADRLGWFRDMLRKTAVATQVIVLTCRPHDYIAASELPEGDERRDLAGGAIRIVDMARALRRWTTPRMDAPSTSASPPISTSASPPTSERQEAPPRIEHELTNG
- a CDS encoding DUF4142 domain-containing protein; protein product: MMNRRTKRIGPIAIFALAAATMAAGCHASTPESNVDTAPYRALAHDPRAMSDKLFVLGEYRIGMRERALADIVFQRTPDPELKEMAKVVRDGHQAGVERLRTIAAELEVTLPTRIAPDEQASIEAIGSLPPEQLVRVFLIRQRAMHAWDIAIFADYADVVVNDSLKRYVRETMIPLRQHADQIIRLANAKGIDGGFVTVGGRS